A portion of the Candidatus Polarisedimenticolia bacterium genome contains these proteins:
- a CDS encoding trypsin-like peptidase domain-containing protein, which translates to MRTGSPVRALLVALCLLLALSGGSAQEGAAPAPVATPSFLYCPVCGHQNKGTSRFCVRDGSPLPSLSPQRYTRGFVRATETFTLEEIQAAIHQASRSVVRIRAKVKQDLRTPEQDEDGHGYLEIVKDEARFAGSGFAIDADGSIVTNAHVAAPDGQSAELSVETSTGEGYSAKLVGLDEASDLAVLRIDAGKVPPLSWGDSEKALLGQETWALGNPL; encoded by the coding sequence ATGCGAACCGGTTCTCCGGTCCGCGCTCTTCTCGTGGCGCTGTGCCTGCTGCTCGCTCTTTCAGGAGGGTCGGCACAGGAAGGCGCCGCGCCGGCCCCGGTTGCCACCCCTTCCTTCTTGTATTGCCCGGTCTGCGGCCATCAGAACAAGGGGACCAGTCGCTTCTGCGTCAGGGACGGTTCTCCGCTGCCTAGCCTGAGCCCCCAACGCTACACGCGCGGGTTCGTGCGCGCGACCGAGACCTTCACGCTGGAAGAGATCCAGGCCGCCATCCATCAGGCTTCGCGCTCCGTCGTGCGCATTCGGGCGAAGGTGAAGCAGGACCTGCGCACTCCGGAGCAGGACGAGGACGGGCACGGCTATCTCGAGATCGTCAAGGACGAGGCGCGCTTCGCCGGCTCGGGATTCGCCATCGACGCCGACGGATCGATCGTCACGAACGCCCACGTTGCGGCGCCGGACGGTCAGTCCGCGGAGCTGAGCGTCGAGACCTCCACGGGGGAGGGATATTCCGCCAAGCTCGTCGGATTGGATGAAGCCAGCGACCTGGCAGTCCTCCGAATCGACGCCGGCAAGGTGCCTCCCCTCAGCTGGGGCGACTCGGAGAAAGCGCTTCTGGGCCAGGAGACCTGGGCCCTGGGGAACCCGCTG
- a CDS encoding LysM peptidoglycan-binding domain-containing M23 family metallopeptidase yields MFTHRRPLCRAACVLVLFAMTADLRAFAAGCAPAGWQESAAEPLGICHKVLRGQTLYSISRAYQIDLDTMADINRIQDPGRIEAGRLLFIPGATAPLDVSPTLLTPLLSWPLDGQITSAFGVEGGRPHHEGIDIDGVKGELIRAAAAGKVVWAGTERGYGNMVVLDHGGGLSTVYAHAERLLVGSEQWVSAGEPVAQVGDTGNARGAHLHFEVRRDGRPLNPMPLLGGSVAHTSAGGH; encoded by the coding sequence ATGTTCACTCATCGACGTCCCTTGTGCCGGGCCGCCTGCGTGCTGGTGCTGTTTGCCATGACCGCAGACCTTCGGGCATTCGCAGCCGGCTGCGCCCCCGCCGGCTGGCAGGAGAGCGCCGCGGAGCCGCTGGGAATCTGCCACAAGGTCCTGCGCGGGCAGACTTTGTACTCGATCTCCCGCGCCTACCAGATCGATCTCGATACCATGGCCGACATCAACAGGATCCAGGATCCCGGCCGGATCGAGGCGGGCCGCCTCCTGTTTATCCCGGGCGCCACGGCGCCCCTCGATGTTTCGCCGACCCTCCTCACCCCGCTGCTGAGCTGGCCCCTCGACGGACAGATCACATCCGCCTTCGGCGTCGAGGGTGGACGCCCGCACCACGAAGGAATCGACATCGACGGAGTGAAGGGGGAATTGATCCGGGCCGCGGCGGCCGGGAAAGTGGTCTGGGCCGGGACCGAGCGCGGCTACGGCAACATGGTGGTGCTGGACCATGGGGGCGGGCTGAGCACCGTCTATGCCCACGCCGAGAGGCTCCTCGTGGGCTCCGAGCAATGGGTCTCGGCGGGAGAGCCGGTGGCCCAGGTCGGCGACACGGGCAATGCCCGCGGCGCCCATCTCCACTTCGAGGTCCGTCGGGACGGCAGGCCGCTCAATCCGATGCCGCTTCTGGGCGGCAGCGTGGCCCACACCTCGGCGGGGGGGCATTGA
- a CDS encoding glycosyltransferase family 2 protein has protein sequence MKTSLSVIVPCFNEEKNLPLLVNRINQSVGQAGIPAEIVLVNDGSRDATGSVIDRLAKQFDNVRPVHHPVNQGIVGGWRSGLKASTGAWVLTTDADLQYAPEDIPVLYRAMEEGGWDLVQGWRKDREDKSRVREILSVGLSRMLQWIFSMKLEDVKSGFILYRKEVFADILDFRQSYFSFQSLITVAAHFKGYRIRQVPITFFRRHAGESFIQRPLWFSLKAATDLPKAFYEYRIQKRR, from the coding sequence TTGAAGACCAGCCTCAGCGTCATCGTCCCCTGCTTCAACGAAGAAAAAAACCTGCCCCTCCTGGTGAACCGGATCAATCAGTCCGTGGGACAGGCCGGCATCCCGGCCGAGATCGTCCTGGTAAACGACGGCAGCCGGGACGCCACCGGCAGCGTGATCGACCGGCTCGCGAAGCAGTTCGACAATGTCCGGCCCGTGCATCACCCGGTGAACCAGGGGATCGTGGGCGGGTGGAGGTCGGGACTGAAGGCTTCGACCGGCGCCTGGGTTCTCACCACCGACGCCGACTTGCAGTACGCGCCCGAAGACATTCCGGTGCTGTATCGCGCGATGGAGGAGGGGGGCTGGGACCTGGTGCAGGGTTGGCGCAAGGACCGCGAGGACAAGAGCCGGGTGCGCGAGATCTTGAGCGTCGGGCTGTCACGCATGCTGCAGTGGATTTTCTCGATGAAGCTGGAGGACGTGAAGTCGGGCTTCATCCTGTATCGCAAGGAAGTGTTCGCCGACATCCTCGACTTCCGCCAGTCCTACTTCTCGTTCCAGAGCCTGATCACTGTCGCGGCCCACTTCAAGGGATACCGCATCCGCCAGGTGCCGATTACTTTCTTCCGGCGGCATGCGGGCGAGTCGTTCATCCAGCGGCCGCTATGGTTCTCCCTGAAGGCCGCAACCGACCTCCCCAAGGCGTTCTACGAATACCGGATCCAGAAGCGCCGGTGA